One window from the genome of Musa acuminata AAA Group cultivar baxijiao chromosome BXJ1-4, Cavendish_Baxijiao_AAA, whole genome shotgun sequence encodes:
- the LOC135585207 gene encoding probable WRKY transcription factor 57 yields MEEEEGWLSPTSDASSSWKFRADVSVASLHDLCGGEGVEWCTPARIGDGFPPTFNLPATMEEEGQMNLQPEPGSGNAAAAVASSLSEEPPGMRAAEKANTGAKSGQKRTRQPRFAFMTKSEIEQLEDGYRWRKYGQKAVKNSPFPRSYYRCTNSKCTVKKRVERSSHDPSIVITTYEGQHCHHTISFPSGSIHPRDTRSTSDRLALSSPQRHVHLPTHPGQLVMSDPRYEDPITPFLAERSSSAPTDEGLLDDIVPSGMRRG; encoded by the exons atggaggaggaggagggctggCTTTCGCCGACGTCAGACGCGTCCTCCAGCTGGAAATTCCGCGCCGACGTCTCCGTCGCTTCCCTCCACGACCTCTGCGGCGGGGAGGGCGTCGAGTGGTGCACGCCCGCAAGGATCGGGGATGGATTCCCGCCGACGTTCAATCTACCGGCGACAATGGAGGAGGAAGGACAGATGAATCTCCAGCCCGAACCGGGATCCGGTAACGCAGCGGCGGCAGTGGCGTCGAGCTTGAGCGAGGAGCCCCCCGGCATGAGGGCTGCAGAGAAAGC GAATACAGGTGCCAAGAGTGGACAAAAGAGAACTCGCCAACCCAGGTTTGCATTCATGACCAAAAGTGAGATCGAGCAACTGGAAGACGGCTATCGATGGAGAAAATATGGGCAAAAAGCTGTCAAGAACAGCCCATTTCCGAG GAGCTACTACCGCTGCACGAACAGCAAGTGCACCGTCAAGAAGAGAGTCGAGCGCTCCTCACACGACCCCAGCATCGTGATCACCACATACGAAGGCCAACACTGTCACCACACCATCTCCTTCCCTAGCGGCAGCATACACCCTCGCGACACAAGGTCGACATCTGATCGGCTTGCCTTGTCTTCACCACAGCGACATGTGCACCTTCCCACGCATCCAGGCCAGCTCGTGATGTCCGATCCACGGTATGAGGATCCGATCACACCATTCCTGGCGGAGAGAAGCTCATCAGCTCCCACAGACGAGGGTTTGCTAGATGATATTGTGCCATCTGGAATGAGAAGAGGATGA